The Euleptes europaea isolate rEulEur1 chromosome 7, rEulEur1.hap1, whole genome shotgun sequence genomic sequence TGTATTCTTGCAGATTCACCCTATACCACTCAAACATGTCTCACTGTGGACCATCCTTTGCAGTTCCATCCTGTGCCTCCGCTCCGGCCGTTGGCTTTGGATCAGCAGGTCTTGGCTATGGTGGCCTCCACTATGGTGGCTCTGGCTTTGGCTCCGGGGGCCCAGCATTTGCAATTCCCTCCGTGGCCTCCAGCCCGGTCGTTGGCTTTGGATCAGCAGGCCTTGGCCACGGCTATGCATCCGGGGTGCCCTCCGCTAGCCTTGGCATTCTTTCAGGCGTCAATCCTTCCTGCATCAACCAGATCCCTCCAGCAGAGGTTGTGGTCCAGCCACCTCCTGTTGTCTTGACCCTCCCAGGACCCATCCTCTCTGCTACTGGGGAACCAGTCAGTGTGGGAGGCTACGCTTCATGTGCTGTTAGTTATGGAAGAAATGTTATTGGAGGTGGTGCTGGTGGTTTTGGAGGGGCTCTTGGAGGCCATTTGGGGAGCTATGGGGGCCGCAGAGGCAGTCTCATTTGTGGGCCCAGAAGCAGTCTCATCGGG encodes the following:
- the LOC130480905 gene encoding shematrin-like protein 2, which encodes MSHCGPSFAVPSCASAPAVGFGSAGLGYGGLHYGGSGFGSGGPAFAIPSVASSPVVGFGSAGLGHGYASGVPSASLGILSGVNPSCINQIPPAEVVVQPPPVVLTLPGPILSATGEPVSVGGYASCAVSYGRNVIGGGAGGFGGALGGHLGSYGGRRGSLICGPRSSLIGARRGSLNCGQSGSFSPH